A single window of Psychromonas ingrahamii 37 DNA harbors:
- the glnL gene encoding nitrogen regulation protein NR(II), translating to MLNNHSNSLAVAILEEANTAFVIINAKLKLIYANPASEVLLSQSKQRLYQQSLQQLANHYHFDPTYIEAVFTKQNAFTDSETTLMVDGHPLLMALSATYLEFENQNYVIIEMHCIGQQRKISQFHYQDHQQKVAKELVRGLAHEIKNPLGGLRGAAQLLESELADPELKEFTQIIIEQADRLSALVNRLLGPQTLGERSYHNLHSVLEKVRKLVCLGLPEHIHIKIDYDPSIPDFEMQPDQLQQAFLNILQNAVQSLSTQPEKNLEIIIKTRTAHQVIIHGVLQRLAAEISIIDNGPGVPEHLKDTLFYPMVTGRCDGTGLGLSIAQELINQERGRIECDSMEGHTEFLIYLPLTI from the coding sequence ATGTTAAATAATCATTCAAACTCACTTGCAGTTGCCATACTTGAAGAAGCGAATACTGCCTTTGTTATTATTAACGCAAAATTAAAACTGATCTATGCAAATCCAGCGAGTGAGGTTTTATTGTCACAAAGCAAACAACGTCTTTACCAGCAAAGTTTGCAGCAACTGGCAAATCATTATCACTTTGATCCCACCTATATTGAAGCTGTTTTTACCAAACAAAATGCGTTCACTGACAGTGAAACGACCTTAATGGTTGATGGTCATCCTCTTTTAATGGCATTAAGTGCCACCTATTTAGAGTTTGAAAATCAGAATTATGTGATCATTGAGATGCACTGTATTGGACAGCAGCGTAAAATAAGCCAATTTCATTATCAAGATCATCAACAAAAAGTCGCAAAAGAACTTGTTCGCGGACTTGCTCATGAAATAAAAAATCCACTCGGAGGCCTACGCGGTGCGGCACAATTATTAGAAAGTGAACTGGCAGATCCTGAACTTAAAGAGTTTACCCAAATAATTATTGAACAAGCGGATCGTCTAAGCGCATTAGTTAATCGTTTATTAGGCCCGCAAACCTTGGGAGAGCGCTCCTATCATAATTTACATTCTGTGCTTGAAAAAGTGCGGAAATTAGTCTGTTTGGGGCTTCCTGAGCATATCCACATCAAAATTGATTATGATCCGAGCATTCCAGATTTTGAAATGCAGCCGGATCAACTGCAGCAAGCATTCTTAAATATTCTTCAAAATGCAGTGCAATCACTGAGTACTCAGCCGGAGAAAAACTTAGAAATAATTATCAAAACGCGTACTGCCCACCAAGTTATTATTCATGGTGTATTACAACGCTTAGCGGCTGAAATTTCAATTATTGATAATGGCCCAGGTGTCCCTGAGCATTTAAAAGATACCTTATTTTACCCTATGGTAACGGGTCGCTGTGATGGTACGGGATTGGGGCTATCTATTGCTCAGGAGCTTATTAACCAAGAGAGAGGACGTATCGAATGCGACAGTATGGAAGGTCATACTGAGTTTCTTATCTATCTGCCTTTAACAATTTAA
- the glnG gene encoding nitrogen regulation protein NR(I) produces the protein MPSAWIVDDDHAIRWVLERTLKAEKIDYASFPDGECLWQQLQIEQPEVIISDIRMPGIDGLALMERIHGRFPLIPIIIMTAHSDLDSAVNAYQSGAFDYLPKPFDIHEATALIQRAINHSIELKNKKKVPELLIATPEIIGEAPAMQEVFRIIGRLSHSSMSVLINGQSGTGKELVAKALHKHSPRKDKTFIALNMAAIPKELIEAELFGHEKGAFTGAAANRQGRFEQANGGTLFLDEIGDMPLDVQTRLLRVLADGKFYRVGGHQGIEVDVRIIAATHQNLEKSVQSGSFREDLFHRLNVIRIQLPALKERCEDISLLAQHFLNNIGKELNVKSKQFTKETKEYLTQLPWPGNVRQLENVCRWVTVMTSGQEVHIYDLPPELTAQETQATDDENPHWQKQLREWTLAELKQGKENILANALPEFEKIMLQAALQYTQGKRQEAATLLGWGRNTLTRKLKEFDIS, from the coding sequence ATGCCTTCAGCTTGGATTGTGGATGATGACCACGCTATTCGTTGGGTTTTAGAACGTACTCTAAAAGCTGAAAAGATTGACTATGCCAGTTTCCCCGATGGGGAATGTTTATGGCAACAGTTACAAATAGAGCAGCCTGAGGTCATTATTTCCGACATACGGATGCCGGGTATAGATGGACTTGCTTTAATGGAACGTATTCATGGACGCTTTCCATTAATTCCAATTATTATAATGACCGCACACAGTGATTTAGACAGTGCAGTTAATGCCTACCAAAGTGGCGCCTTTGATTACCTACCAAAACCCTTTGATATTCATGAAGCCACGGCTTTAATTCAACGCGCAATTAACCATAGCATTGAATTAAAAAACAAAAAAAAGGTCCCGGAATTACTTATTGCTACACCGGAAATTATTGGTGAAGCACCGGCAATGCAGGAGGTGTTCCGCATTATTGGGCGTTTATCTCATTCAAGTATGAGTGTATTAATCAATGGTCAATCCGGTACCGGTAAAGAGTTGGTTGCGAAGGCTTTACATAAACACAGCCCACGCAAAGATAAGACCTTTATCGCCCTGAATATGGCCGCTATTCCCAAAGAGTTGATCGAAGCTGAACTCTTTGGTCATGAAAAAGGGGCGTTTACCGGTGCGGCTGCAAATCGTCAAGGCCGGTTTGAGCAAGCTAATGGCGGGACTCTTTTTTTAGATGAAATTGGTGATATGCCATTAGATGTGCAAACCCGTTTATTACGAGTGCTCGCGGATGGTAAATTTTACCGGGTGGGCGGCCATCAAGGGATCGAAGTCGATGTGCGCATTATTGCAGCTACTCACCAAAATTTAGAAAAAAGTGTGCAATCAGGTAGTTTCCGGGAAGATCTTTTCCACCGTTTAAATGTCATTCGTATCCAACTCCCCGCTTTAAAAGAGCGTTGTGAAGATATTAGTTTATTGGCACAACATTTTTTAAATAATATTGGCAAAGAGTTAAATGTCAAAAGCAAGCAATTTACAAAGGAGACAAAAGAGTATTTAACGCAACTGCCTTGGCCGGGAAACGTACGTCAACTGGAAAACGTTTGCCGCTGGGTGACGGTAATGACCAGCGGGCAGGAAGTCCATATTTACGATTTACCACCGGAATTAACCGCCCAAGAAACACAAGCTACTGATGATGAAAATCCGCATTGGCAGAAACAGTTACGCGAATGGACCTTAGCTGAATTAAAACAGGGCAAAGAGAATATACTTGCCAATGCCCTGCCGGAATTCGAAAAAATAATGTTGCAGGCTGCATTGCAGTACACTCAAGGCAAACGACAGGAAGCCGCAACACTGCTTGGTTGGGGTAGAAATACGCTGACCCGTAAATTAAAAGAGTTTGATATCTCCTAA
- the putP gene encoding sodium/proline symporter PutP encodes MADNTFAIVSTFLVYLVVMLLIGYYAYKRTSDTSDYFLGGRTLGPWPAALSAGASDMSGWLLLGLPGYAYAAGMESLWLAGGLLIGSWANWLITAKRLRTYSITADDALTLPEFIARRFNDKTKLLQTLSAFFILMFFLFYTSSGLVAGGKLFETVFGLDYIYAVIIGAICIVSYTLFGGFLAVSWTDLVQGLLMSAALVIVPIVAMQGGFDQLSTNLENINPELLTLWNGMDGEPLSWIAIISLVAWGLGYFGQPHILARFLATRTNKDLTKARRIAVSWTIISIFGSVMVGIVGLVFVQNQVGMQVADGEKIFMVLVNAVFHPIPAGILLAAILAAIMSTADSQLLVSSSALAEDFYKQLLRPQASSKEVLMVGRIGVILLALLALYFAMDPDSSVLSLVSYAWAGFGAAFGPVLILSIYWKRMNGKGALAGLLVGGITIVVWKQLTGGIFEVYEIVPGIIFASAAIVITSLVTAPPEKAVTDKFEEFERNLKTFK; translated from the coding sequence ATGGCTGACAACACTTTTGCCATAGTATCGACATTTCTAGTGTATCTGGTGGTGATGTTACTCATCGGTTATTACGCATATAAACGCACCAGCGATACGTCGGATTATTTTTTAGGCGGACGTACATTAGGTCCATGGCCTGCAGCATTATCTGCCGGTGCTTCGGATATGAGTGGCTGGTTATTACTGGGTTTGCCTGGTTACGCTTATGCAGCGGGCATGGAGTCTTTATGGCTCGCTGGTGGACTGTTAATTGGTAGCTGGGCTAACTGGCTGATCACTGCAAAACGTCTGCGTACTTATAGTATTACGGCCGATGATGCATTAACTTTGCCGGAATTTATTGCCCGTCGTTTCAATGACAAAACGAAATTGCTGCAAACCCTTTCCGCTTTTTTCATCCTGATGTTCTTCCTCTTTTATACCAGCTCAGGTTTGGTTGCCGGTGGTAAATTATTTGAAACTGTCTTTGGTCTAGATTATATCTATGCAGTAATTATCGGTGCTATCTGTATTGTTTCTTATACTCTATTTGGCGGGTTTTTGGCCGTCTCATGGACAGATTTAGTGCAGGGCTTATTAATGTCAGCAGCACTAGTGATTGTACCTATCGTCGCAATGCAGGGCGGATTCGATCAGCTAAGCACTAATCTAGAAAATATTAATCCGGAACTACTTACCCTATGGAATGGTATGGATGGTGAGCCGTTATCCTGGATTGCGATTATCTCATTAGTCGCCTGGGGTCTGGGTTATTTTGGCCAACCGCATATTCTTGCGCGTTTTCTAGCAACACGCACAAATAAAGATTTAACTAAAGCACGCCGTATCGCGGTGAGCTGGACTATTATCTCTATCTTTGGTTCGGTTATGGTGGGTATTGTTGGTCTGGTCTTTGTGCAAAATCAGGTGGGCATGCAAGTCGCTGATGGCGAAAAGATCTTTATGGTGTTAGTTAATGCTGTCTTTCATCCGATCCCTGCCGGTATTTTGTTAGCCGCTATTCTTGCCGCTATTATGAGCACCGCTGATTCGCAGTTATTAGTCTCCTCTTCAGCATTAGCAGAAGACTTTTACAAGCAACTTCTCCGCCCTCAAGCTTCGTCAAAAGAAGTGTTGATGGTTGGACGTATCGGTGTAATTCTATTAGCACTATTAGCCTTGTATTTCGCAATGGATCCTGATAGTTCGGTACTTAGCTTAGTTTCCTATGCCTGGGCTGGTTTCGGTGCTGCATTTGGTCCGGTATTAATATTAAGCATATACTGGAAACGAATGAACGGAAAGGGTGCTTTAGCAGGTCTTCTTGTCGGTGGTATCACTATTGTTGTCTGGAAGCAGTTAACAGGTGGTATTTTTGAAGTGTATGAGATTGTACCGGGAATAATTTTTGCTTCTGCGGCAATTGTTATCACCAGTTTAGTCACTGCTCCGCCGGAAAAAGCGGTAACAGATAAGTTTGAAGAATTTGAAAGAAACTTAAAAACATTTAAATAA
- a CDS encoding AsmA family protein, giving the protein MKRCFVTGAFILGLLGFLLLLFIRFFDINAHRGFISKQIEQLSGYQVNFESVDSHLFSDYSVSLSGLSLTIANRQVFYVDKVKVNLTKLNLWQRQLKLGEVQLTGVRISGDTAAFINTADVKIVENSNSVQQTAEVQIQKKLAWQRLTISRFSVNDLKIEFTHAGQRVVLDGADFTSDNLQIIADHKLVKMPFSGNLKLLAREFTAQPTASKTLTVKNLQLTASFNLKNLQANLSFKAGSLNLAFGPEEVALQNTELVAELNNNKASITKLTSQIFSGQLQLQAEALFLIKPLSSPFLSVQQLTVQKLAIKNMNVVIPAVFKDSGAVKKNKLLFPITNLLLKELIVKNVNIRSDNSTIPLVINNLNAAVTDFVLLQNKQLQGLAEEKKQAGSFAVQFDYLRWMESNIEQFEISGKLSQDDDGALLIKKLLAE; this is encoded by the coding sequence ATGAAACGTTGTTTTGTCACTGGCGCTTTTATACTGGGTTTATTAGGTTTTTTATTACTCCTTTTTATCCGTTTTTTTGATATCAATGCGCATCGGGGGTTTATCAGCAAACAGATAGAACAGTTAAGCGGCTATCAGGTTAATTTTGAGTCAGTTGATAGTCACCTATTTTCTGATTACTCAGTTTCACTTTCTGGCCTGTCTTTGACAATCGCTAACCGGCAAGTATTTTATGTCGATAAAGTGAAGGTTAACCTCACTAAGCTTAATCTCTGGCAAAGGCAGTTAAAACTTGGCGAAGTACAATTAACCGGAGTGCGCATTTCAGGTGATACTGCTGCTTTTATTAATACTGCCGATGTTAAAATTGTGGAGAATAGCAACAGTGTTCAGCAAACGGCGGAGGTACAAATCCAGAAAAAACTAGCCTGGCAGCGGCTGACTATCAGCAGATTTTCGGTTAACGATTTAAAGATAGAATTTACTCACGCAGGGCAAAGAGTGGTGCTTGATGGTGCTGATTTTACGTCAGATAATCTGCAGATTATAGCCGATCACAAGCTCGTAAAAATGCCTTTTTCTGGTAACTTAAAGCTGCTGGCAAGAGAGTTTACTGCACAGCCTACAGCCAGTAAAACACTTACTGTTAAAAATCTTCAATTGACTGCGTCTTTTAATTTAAAAAATTTACAAGCGAATCTCAGTTTTAAAGCAGGGTCACTCAATCTCGCTTTCGGGCCGGAGGAGGTTGCACTGCAAAATACAGAGCTTGTCGCTGAGCTTAATAATAATAAAGCCAGCATAACAAAGTTAACCAGCCAAATATTCTCCGGGCAGTTACAACTTCAAGCAGAGGCCTTATTTTTAATAAAGCCGTTATCTTCACCTTTTCTATCAGTTCAACAGTTAACGGTGCAAAAGTTGGCCATTAAAAATATGAATGTCGTTATCCCCGCTGTGTTTAAGGATTCTGGCGCGGTTAAAAAAAATAAACTGCTATTTCCGATTACCAACCTTCTATTAAAGGAGCTTATTGTCAAAAATGTCAATATCCGCAGTGATAATTCGACAATTCCTTTAGTGATAAATAATTTAAATGCAGCAGTGACCGATTTCGTTTTACTACAGAATAAACAGCTGCAAGGTTTAGCTGAAGAAAAAAAACAAGCCGGATCCTTTGCTGTGCAGTTTGATTATTTACGGTGGATGGAAAGCAATATTGAGCAGTTTGAAATTTCAGGCAAACTGTCGCAAGATGATGACGGTGCTTTGCTGATAAAAAAACTATTAGCGGAATAA
- the recG gene encoding ATP-dependent DNA helicase RecG, with translation MKLDKMPLTALKGVGIKASQRLAKIGLHSVADLLFHLPLHYQDRTRIYAIADLKDSMQVSVQGKVLSCDLQSGKRRILKCKISDGSGSVTLNFFHFNTAQQNSFVKGALIKCFGEFRRGYHGFEVTHPDYRLLNAMQQSHVEETLTPIYPSTEGLKQNSLRSLTEQALLHLEQHQIDELLPTHLLAHPISLSDALFYIHRPPPDASIEQLENKTHPAQQRLIIEELSAQQISMLSLRVNAQQHQAIAVKESGLLQDRLLQSLPFSLTNAQHRVNWEIQQDLKQTIPMMRLVQGDVGSGKTLVAAIAALSVIEAGYQVALMAPTELLAEQHLLNFQKWFAALDVSVGMLSGKMRVKEKRSQLENISLGLSKMVVGTHALFQESVQFNNLALIIVDEQHRFGVHQRLALREKGRSGDFAPHQLTMTATPIPRTLAMTAYADLNVSVIDELPPGRTAIKTVALVDKRRDEVIQRVYQACKNEGRQAYWVCTLIEESEVLECQTAENTANEMQLALPDLRIGLVHGRMKANEKQSVMDAFKEGQLDLLVATTVIEVGVDVPNASLMIIENPERLGLAQLHQLRGRVGRGEVASHCVLLYKNPLSKTAQRRLQVLRESNDGFYIAEQDLAIRGPGEVLGTRQTGVAEFKIADLLRDQSLLPQAQQLAFQLMHSFPELIPELIQRWLGDKDRYVHA, from the coding sequence ATGAAATTAGATAAAATGCCCTTAACGGCGCTTAAAGGGGTCGGCATTAAAGCCTCGCAAAGGCTGGCTAAGATTGGTCTGCACAGTGTTGCTGATTTGCTCTTTCATCTGCCTTTGCATTATCAAGATAGAACCCGAATTTATGCCATCGCAGATTTAAAAGACAGTATGCAGGTCAGTGTGCAGGGCAAAGTATTAAGCTGCGATCTACAGTCCGGCAAGAGACGCATTCTAAAATGTAAAATAAGCGACGGCAGTGGTAGCGTAACCCTTAACTTCTTCCATTTTAATACAGCACAGCAAAATAGCTTTGTAAAAGGGGCATTAATCAAATGTTTTGGTGAGTTTCGTCGCGGTTACCACGGGTTTGAAGTTACTCATCCCGATTACCGCCTGCTTAATGCAATGCAGCAAAGCCATGTTGAGGAGACGTTAACGCCGATCTACCCGTCAACAGAAGGTTTAAAACAAAACAGTCTGCGTAGTTTAACCGAGCAAGCGTTACTTCACCTAGAGCAACATCAGATTGATGAATTATTGCCAACTCATCTGCTGGCTCACCCGATCAGTTTATCAGATGCACTTTTTTATATACATCGCCCGCCACCCGATGCCAGCATCGAACAATTAGAAAACAAAACCCACCCTGCGCAGCAACGTTTAATTATTGAAGAATTATCAGCACAACAAATCAGTATGCTGTCTTTACGGGTAAATGCACAGCAACATCAAGCCATTGCGGTCAAAGAAAGCGGTTTACTGCAGGATAGGTTATTACAAAGTCTGCCTTTTTCTCTCACTAATGCACAACATAGAGTGAACTGGGAGATTCAACAGGATCTAAAGCAAACAATACCGATGATGCGTTTGGTGCAGGGGGATGTCGGATCCGGGAAAACCTTAGTGGCAGCGATCGCGGCATTAAGTGTTATTGAGGCAGGTTATCAGGTGGCATTAATGGCCCCCACTGAACTTTTAGCAGAGCAGCATCTGCTTAATTTTCAAAAATGGTTTGCCGCACTTGATGTGTCTGTCGGTATGCTTTCTGGAAAAATGCGCGTCAAAGAAAAGCGTTCTCAGTTAGAAAATATCAGCTTGGGTTTATCGAAGATGGTGGTAGGGACGCATGCGCTGTTTCAGGAAAGTGTCCAGTTTAATAATTTGGCTCTTATTATTGTGGACGAGCAGCATCGCTTTGGCGTACACCAGCGTTTAGCATTACGTGAAAAAGGGCGCTCAGGTGATTTTGCTCCGCATCAGTTAACCATGACGGCAACCCCTATACCAAGAACGCTGGCGATGACAGCTTATGCGGATCTTAATGTCTCGGTCATTGATGAACTGCCACCGGGAAGAACGGCCATTAAAACCGTTGCACTGGTTGATAAGCGTCGTGACGAGGTTATTCAGCGGGTTTACCAGGCATGTAAAAATGAGGGGCGGCAGGCCTATTGGGTATGCACTTTGATTGAAGAATCGGAAGTATTGGAATGCCAGACAGCAGAAAATACCGCTAATGAGATGCAGTTGGCGCTTCCAGATCTTCGTATCGGCCTTGTTCACGGACGTATGAAGGCTAACGAAAAGCAGTCTGTTATGGACGCTTTTAAAGAGGGGCAGCTGGATTTATTAGTTGCAACAACAGTCATTGAGGTGGGTGTGGATGTGCCTAATGCCAGCCTGATGATTATTGAAAATCCGGAACGACTTGGACTGGCGCAATTGCACCAGTTGCGTGGTCGAGTAGGACGAGGTGAAGTGGCCAGCCATTGTGTTTTGCTATATAAAAATCCACTGTCGAAAACCGCCCAAAGACGTTTGCAGGTGTTGCGTGAAAGCAATGATGGTTTTTATATTGCCGAACAGGATCTGGCTATTCGCGGTCCTGGTGAAGTGTTAGGCACCAGACAGACGGGCGTTGCTGAATTTAAAATAGCTGATTTGCTGCGCGATCAAAGTTTATTACCGCAAGCGCAGCAATTGGCCTTTCAGCTGATGCATTCTTTCCCTGAGTTAATTCCAGAACTTATCCAGCGTTGGTTAGGGGATAAGGATCGTTATGTTCATGCCTAG
- a CDS encoding DUF4124 domain-containing protein, translating into MNFSLVSSVSVICLCVVFSSLTVAKTKIYYWLDENGQRHYSDTAELGTTEINVVNQNVITSDNIRSATTPEKTAAVKEEPKIIYQANIISPENDSPLRSNDGSINIQVKITPESKATQKLQLFLDGKALGNPQMSSTIRVENIDRGTHQIQVQLSDESGKVLARTQVVTVHLQRVSSISAP; encoded by the coding sequence ATGAATTTCTCTTTAGTAAGTTCGGTATCTGTCATCTGTCTTTGTGTCGTTTTTTCATCACTGACAGTGGCAAAAACAAAAATATATTACTGGCTTGATGAGAACGGCCAACGCCATTATTCCGATACTGCGGAACTTGGCACAACAGAAATAAATGTTGTTAATCAAAATGTCATCACATCGGATAATATACGGTCAGCAACAACGCCAGAAAAAACTGCAGCCGTCAAAGAAGAACCCAAAATTATCTATCAGGCCAATATTATTTCTCCTGAAAATGACAGTCCACTGCGCAGTAATGATGGTTCAATTAATATTCAGGTTAAAATAACCCCTGAAAGCAAAGCCACACAGAAACTACAACTCTTTTTAGACGGTAAAGCACTGGGTAATCCGCAAATGTCATCAACAATACGGGTGGAAAACATTGATAGAGGCACCCATCAGATACAAGTTCAATTATCAGATGAAAGTGGCAAGGTTCTTGCGAGAACACAGGTAGTTACCGTGCATTTACAACGGGTATCCAGCATATCCGCTCCATAA
- a CDS encoding glutamine synthetase III family protein: protein MSGNQNRLKAIEKITNRAPNMVDKPEPLSKIWAEDVFNLHKMEEALPKNAFKAIKKTVQTGCALEPATADVVAAAMKDWALSKGVKFYSHIFYPMTNITAEKHDGFIITNSDGGAITEFTGSLLIKGEPDGSSFPNGSLRMTNAARGYTAWDPTSPAYVMHTANGSTLMIPSVFMSWTGEALDKKIPLLRSISAMDEAGQKVLKLMGETDTAPLNSSCGAEQEYFLVDENFANARPDLLLAGRTLFGAPPAKGQQFDDHYFGAIPERVQVFMQDFENKLYKLGIPAKTHHNEVAPGQFEIAPYYEAANVAADHQQLLMTVMKSTAKEHGFLCLLHEKPFAGINGSGKHVNWSVGNSTQGNLLDPGSTPHDNLNFLLFCGAVIRGVHKYGPLLRAVIASASNDHRLGANEAPPAILSVYLGEQLEGLFNDIKNGKLLTCADAGLMDSGLSQILHFERDPGDRNRTSPFAFTGNRFEFRAVGSSQSVSGPLVAMNTMLADSLNWIAEKLEVALAESENQNIAVISVLKELMELHGNIVFGGDGYSKEWHTMAVEERGLQNIPTTADALPAFREESIVKLFESTGVFSPIELESRYQVYAEQYILSIEVEAKLVIDMATTTIYPAAMSYLSQLGLTTSTMIGLDIALDTSLTSEIAVETNALMTAVTKLKQAVATHDFVDVEAHMHFCADVIRGLMDQTREHADALETLVADELWPLPKYQEMLFIK, encoded by the coding sequence ATGAGTGGAAACCAAAATCGCCTTAAAGCAATTGAGAAAATTACTAATCGTGCACCCAATATGGTCGACAAACCTGAGCCATTAAGTAAAATTTGGGCAGAAGACGTTTTTAATCTTCATAAAATGGAAGAAGCATTACCAAAAAATGCTTTTAAAGCGATTAAAAAAACGGTTCAAACTGGCTGTGCTTTAGAGCCGGCAACGGCTGATGTTGTTGCTGCAGCGATGAAGGATTGGGCGCTTAGTAAAGGCGTTAAATTCTACTCACATATCTTTTACCCTATGACTAACATTACCGCAGAAAAGCATGATGGTTTTATTATTACCAATTCTGATGGTGGTGCAATTACTGAATTTACCGGTAGCCTGTTAATCAAAGGGGAGCCAGATGGTTCCTCTTTCCCTAACGGTAGCTTGCGTATGACTAATGCTGCCCGTGGTTATACCGCTTGGGATCCGACCAGCCCTGCCTACGTTATGCATACGGCTAATGGCTCGACTTTAATGATCCCAAGTGTGTTTATGTCCTGGACGGGTGAAGCATTAGATAAAAAAATTCCACTACTACGCTCAATTTCAGCAATGGACGAAGCCGGGCAAAAAGTACTTAAATTAATGGGTGAGACTGATACCGCACCACTTAATTCAAGCTGCGGCGCTGAGCAAGAGTACTTCCTCGTTGATGAAAACTTTGCCAATGCACGCCCCGATTTGTTACTTGCAGGCAGAACCTTATTCGGTGCTCCTCCCGCTAAAGGTCAACAATTTGATGATCACTACTTTGGTGCAATCCCTGAACGCGTTCAAGTGTTTATGCAGGATTTTGAAAACAAACTTTACAAGTTAGGTATCCCGGCTAAAACTCACCACAACGAAGTGGCTCCGGGTCAATTTGAAATTGCACCTTATTATGAAGCGGCTAATGTCGCCGCCGATCATCAGCAACTTTTGATGACGGTGATGAAGAGCACTGCAAAAGAGCATGGCTTTCTATGTTTATTACATGAAAAACCCTTTGCTGGTATTAATGGCTCGGGTAAACATGTTAACTGGTCGGTGGGCAACAGCACCCAGGGTAACCTGCTAGATCCAGGCAGCACACCACATGATAATCTTAATTTCTTACTTTTCTGCGGTGCCGTTATTCGCGGTGTGCATAAATATGGCCCGTTATTACGCGCTGTTATTGCATCAGCTTCTAACGACCACCGGCTTGGTGCTAACGAAGCACCACCGGCTATTCTTTCTGTTTATTTAGGCGAGCAGTTAGAAGGGCTATTTAATGACATTAAAAATGGCAAGCTGTTAACTTGTGCTGATGCCGGTTTAATGGATTCTGGTTTATCGCAAATCCTGCACTTTGAACGAGATCCGGGTGACCGTAACAGAACCTCTCCCTTTGCATTTACAGGTAACCGTTTTGAGTTCCGCGCTGTTGGCTCATCACAATCAGTATCTGGTCCATTGGTTGCTATGAATACAATGCTTGCTGATTCATTAAACTGGATTGCTGAAAAGTTAGAAGTGGCTTTAGCAGAATCTGAGAACCAAAATATTGCCGTTATATCTGTATTAAAAGAACTAATGGAACTGCATGGCAATATTGTATTTGGTGGTGACGGTTACTCGAAAGAATGGCACACAATGGCGGTTGAAGAGCGTGGTTTACAAAATATTCCAACAACAGCCGATGCCTTACCTGCATTTCGTGAAGAGTCAATCGTTAAACTTTTTGAAAGCACTGGGGTATTCTCACCCATTGAATTAGAAAGCCGCTATCAAGTTTATGCTGAGCAATACATTCTTTCGATTGAGGTAGAAGCTAAATTAGTGATTGATATGGCAACGACCACTATTTATCCTGCTGCTATGAGTTACTTATCACAGCTTGGTCTAACGACTTCGACAATGATTGGACTCGATATCGCGCTTGATACTTCGCTCACATCTGAAATCGCAGTTGAGACCAATGCGCTTATGACAGCTGTCACTAAACTTAAACAAGCAGTCGCAACACATGACTTTGTCGATGTAGAGGCGCATATGCATTTCTGTGCTGATGTTATTCGTGGCTTAATGGATCAAACACGCGAGCACGCTGATGCGCTTGAAACACTTGTTGCCGATGAATTATGGCCGTTGCCTAAGTATCAGGAAATGTTATTTATCAAATAA